A stretch of Candidatus Sphingomonas phytovorans DNA encodes these proteins:
- a CDS encoding sterol desaturase family protein, which translates to MTKYRSAAPRIRLFRNDLLERFTLISPPAFALTWAAFLAFVLYTGWGTASLPVSVLLVLLGVLIWTLFEYVMHRFIFHLKPTSAFGRWLIFLAHGNHHAAPGDRYRNIMPPIVSMILFSAVWAVFRILLGPAGSVLSLGFGIGYVAYDTIHYACHQLPMRSPLMRLLRRHHIRHHHVKQEGNYAITAIFWDRVFGTDIPDKRG; encoded by the coding sequence ATGACGAAGTACAGGTCTGCCGCGCCGCGTATCAGGCTGTTTCGCAATGATTTGCTGGAGCGGTTTACGCTGATCTCCCCGCCAGCGTTCGCGCTGACATGGGCGGCGTTTCTTGCGTTCGTGCTGTATACGGGCTGGGGAACGGCAAGCCTCCCGGTGTCGGTCCTGCTTGTCCTGCTCGGCGTGCTGATCTGGACATTGTTCGAATATGTGATGCACCGGTTCATCTTCCACCTGAAGCCGACCTCGGCATTTGGCCGCTGGCTGATCTTCCTCGCACATGGCAACCACCATGCGGCGCCAGGCGATCGCTACCGCAACATCATGCCGCCGATCGTGAGCATGATCTTGTTCAGCGCCGTCTGGGCGGTGTTCCGGATTCTGCTTGGCCCGGCGGGATCGGTGCTCTCCCTTGGGTTCGGCATCGGCTATGTGGCGTATGATACGATCCACTATGCCTGCCACCAGTTGCCGATGCGCAGCCCGCTGATGCGCCTGTTGCGGCGCCACCATATCAGGCACCATCATGTCAAGCAGGAAGGCAATTACGCCATCACCGCGATCTTCTGGGATCGCGTGTTCGGGACTGACATCCCCGACAAGAGGGGATGA
- a CDS encoding glycosyltransferase family 1 protein: MAKEVILDLSRLVSRARHHTPSGVDRVEMAYARGLHARLGDRLRFAAVHPVGVYGRLSADRALRFLDTLEQRWESEEGNVEQRSLIAVLPSLLRLLPERPHASPGSVYVQASPHHLTRPALVRRILAREQARFLCLVHDLIPIEYPEYARPNGARLHQRRIETIAALADSVIVNSGATGESLRPWLERAGRSVKMRVALLGTHDTPAPATPIAVPGEPYFICVGTIEPRKNHLLLLNLWRAMADTLPHDAIPRLIIVGRRGWENEQVIDMLERCAALRGHVEELNGCSDQRLQALLRSARALLLPSFAEGYGMPVAESLSMGTPVICSDLPALREAGGEVPDFLDPLDGPAWRAHILDHFRAGPAHAAQKQRLVQWRPPSWDDHIATVCEAISDLQQ, encoded by the coding sequence ATGGCGAAGGAGGTCATCCTCGACCTGTCGCGCCTGGTATCGCGCGCGCGGCATCATACGCCCTCCGGTGTCGACCGGGTCGAGATGGCCTATGCGCGCGGCCTGCACGCACGCCTCGGCGACCGGCTCCGCTTTGCTGCGGTGCATCCCGTCGGCGTCTATGGCAGGCTTTCCGCCGACAGGGCGTTGCGGTTCCTCGACACGCTTGAGCAACGCTGGGAGAGCGAGGAAGGCAATGTCGAGCAGCGTTCCCTGATCGCGGTGCTGCCGTCATTGCTCAGGCTTCTGCCGGAACGCCCCCACGCGTCTCCCGGAAGCGTCTATGTCCAGGCGTCGCCGCATCATCTCACCCGGCCAGCGCTGGTCCGGCGAATCCTCGCACGCGAGCAGGCACGCTTCCTCTGCCTGGTTCACGACCTGATTCCGATCGAATATCCCGAATATGCGCGTCCCAATGGCGCGAGGCTGCACCAGCGGCGGATCGAGACGATCGCGGCGCTCGCCGATAGCGTCATCGTCAATTCCGGCGCGACGGGCGAATCGCTGCGGCCGTGGCTTGAGCGGGCCGGGCGCAGCGTCAAGATGCGCGTCGCGCTGCTCGGCACGCATGATACTCCCGCGCCAGCGACGCCGATAGCAGTGCCGGGCGAGCCTTATTTCATTTGCGTCGGCACGATCGAGCCTCGCAAGAACCATCTGCTGCTGCTTAATCTGTGGCGTGCCATGGCCGACACGCTGCCTCACGACGCCATTCCGCGCCTGATCATCGTCGGGCGGCGCGGCTGGGAGAACGAGCAGGTGATCGACATGCTTGAACGTTGCGCGGCATTGCGCGGCCATGTCGAGGAACTGAACGGCTGTTCCGACCAGCGCCTGCAAGCACTGCTACGCAGCGCACGCGCGCTGCTGCTGCCGTCGTTCGCGGAAGGTTATGGCATGCCGGTCGCCGAATCGCTGTCGATGGGAACGCCGGTTATCTGCAGCGACCTTCCCGCGTTGCGCGAGGCGGGCGGAGAGGTTCCCGACTTCCTCGATCCGCTCGACGGCCCCGCCTGGAGAGCCCACATCCTCGACCATTTCCGCGCCGGGCCTGCCCATGCGGCGCAGAAGCAGCGCCTGGTGCAGTGGCGACCGCCCTCCTGGGACGATCACATCGCCACGGTCTGCGAGGCGATCAGCGATCTTCAGCAGTGA
- a CDS encoding beta-3-deoxy-D-manno-oct-2-ulosonic acid transferase codes for MSTPLLRAPPFPGIDASVTRPGAGTDLTSDAIDRIFSAIREARVGGCFWATPDTGVGATVILRGRTADEIEQALSVLTEKELNAGTPLIHDGATTSRQVDPWSVLDAALTLVAHGDDEWVALAVIAGTRVHFLSGGRFGAPGDDVARLRQIVAEDLMRVSYRDPFTGQDVHIEETIALLADWRRTLRANHQIVAGCGFSWWKRREIARFLWTPEHPLHFFQSARRALAHAERHGGAVAIWPSRVPDGMAASAAARNVSLVRVEDGFVRSVGLGSNLVPPSSVAVDRRGIHYDPARPSDLELLLAEADFPPALLARAARLRETIIDAGISKYGSGITHAFPPRQAGRRLVLVPGQVEDDMSVRLGGGGLSSNLELLRRARALEPDAEIWFRPHPDVNAGHRKGAVREADAVEYADRIVNGGGMASLLDQVDAVHVLTSLTGFEALLRGREVTCHGMPFYAGWGLTRDLAPVPDRRGRRLTIEALIAAVLIVYPRYLDPVTGLPCPPELLIRRMGEGAAHNRLGWVTRLRQAQGRLLRRRT; via the coding sequence ATGAGCACGCCGCTGCTGCGCGCGCCGCCCTTTCCGGGCATAGATGCGTCGGTAACGCGGCCGGGCGCTGGCACCGACCTCACATCCGACGCGATCGACCGCATTTTTTCCGCGATCCGCGAAGCGCGGGTCGGCGGGTGCTTCTGGGCGACGCCGGACACGGGCGTTGGTGCGACGGTGATCCTCCGCGGACGAACGGCCGACGAGATCGAACAGGCGCTGTCGGTGCTGACGGAGAAGGAGTTGAATGCCGGCACGCCGCTCATCCATGACGGCGCGACCACATCCCGGCAGGTCGATCCCTGGTCAGTGCTGGACGCTGCCCTGACGCTGGTCGCTCATGGCGATGACGAGTGGGTCGCGCTTGCCGTGATCGCCGGCACACGGGTACATTTTCTGTCAGGCGGCCGTTTCGGTGCGCCTGGCGACGATGTCGCCCGACTGCGGCAGATCGTCGCCGAAGACCTGATGCGGGTCAGCTACCGCGACCCCTTTACCGGGCAGGACGTTCATATCGAGGAGACGATCGCGCTCCTCGCGGACTGGCGCCGGACGCTCCGGGCCAACCACCAGATCGTCGCCGGGTGCGGCTTCAGCTGGTGGAAGCGGCGGGAGATAGCGCGGTTCCTGTGGACACCAGAGCACCCTCTGCACTTCTTCCAGTCCGCGCGGCGGGCGCTTGCCCATGCCGAACGGCATGGCGGCGCGGTCGCGATCTGGCCGTCGCGCGTGCCTGACGGCATGGCAGCCTCAGCGGCAGCGAGGAATGTGTCGCTGGTCCGTGTCGAGGATGGGTTCGTTCGGTCGGTCGGGCTCGGCAGCAACCTCGTACCGCCCTCGTCGGTTGCGGTCGACCGGCGCGGCATCCATTATGATCCTGCCCGGCCGAGCGATCTCGAATTGCTCCTCGCTGAAGCTGACTTCCCGCCAGCGCTCCTTGCGCGCGCCGCGCGGTTGCGCGAGACGATCATAGACGCCGGAATCAGCAAATATGGCAGCGGCATCACCCATGCCTTCCCGCCTCGCCAGGCCGGACGCCGCCTCGTGCTGGTGCCGGGACAGGTCGAGGACGACATGTCGGTGCGCCTCGGCGGGGGTGGGCTGTCCAGCAATCTCGAACTCCTGCGCCGCGCGCGCGCATTGGAACCGGATGCGGAAATCTGGTTCCGCCCCCATCCCGACGTCAATGCCGGCCATCGCAAGGGCGCGGTGCGCGAGGCCGACGCCGTCGAATATGCCGACCGGATCGTCAACGGCGGCGGGATGGCGTCCCTGCTCGACCAGGTCGACGCAGTGCACGTGCTCACCTCGCTCACCGGCTTCGAGGCGCTGCTGCGCGGGCGCGAAGTGACCTGCCATGGCATGCCTTTCTACGCCGGCTGGGGCCTTACCCGCGATCTCGCGCCGGTGCCCGACCGGCGCGGACGACGGCTGACGATCGAGGCGCTGATCGCCGCGGTGCTGATCGTCTATCCGCGCTATCTCGATCCCGTGACAGGCCTGCCCTGCCCGCCCGAACTGCTGATCCGGCGCATGGGAGAAGGTGCCGCCCACAACCGGCTTGGGTGGGTCACCCGCCTGCGCCAGGCGCAGGGCCGGCTGCTGAGGCGTCGGACCTGA
- a CDS encoding histidine phosphatase family protein produces MGLIVTIVRHGNTFDVGEAARRIGARTDLPLVASGLEQARALGTAFAEQCLAFDQALAAPLRRTQKTIEHILACQQQAPPVTSADWLTEIDHGPDEGQVESCVVARIGHDALAAWDVEARAPNGWIVDADRRIEGWRALWETAHGHVLIVTSNGAARFALLSDEALRQQASALPSLKLRTGAYGKIAREQGGLRLIEWDRRP; encoded by the coding sequence ATGGGCCTGATCGTCACGATCGTCCGGCATGGCAACACTTTCGACGTCGGCGAGGCGGCGCGCAGGATCGGCGCGCGCACCGATCTGCCGCTGGTCGCGAGCGGCCTCGAACAGGCCCGCGCACTCGGCACGGCGTTCGCCGAGCAGTGCCTGGCCTTCGACCAGGCACTGGCCGCGCCGTTGCGCCGCACGCAAAAAACGATCGAGCATATTCTCGCCTGCCAGCAGCAGGCGCCCCCTGTCACGTCAGCCGACTGGCTGACGGAAATCGATCACGGTCCGGACGAAGGCCAGGTGGAAAGCTGCGTGGTCGCCAGAATCGGGCATGATGCGCTCGCCGCATGGGATGTCGAAGCGCGGGCACCCAATGGGTGGATCGTTGATGCGGATCGCCGGATCGAAGGCTGGCGGGCCCTGTGGGAGACGGCGCACGGGCACGTGCTGATCGTCACCAGCAATGGTGCGGCGCGTTTTGCGCTGCTCTCCGACGAAGCGCTGCGGCAGCAAGCCTCGGCTCTGCCCTCACTCAAGCTGCGTACCGGCGCCTATGGCAAAATCGCGCGCGAACAGGGCGGACTACGCCTGATCGAGTGGGACCGACGACCATGA
- the kdsB gene encoding 3-deoxy-manno-octulosonate cytidylyltransferase has translation MPEGAPPDLIVIPARFASQRLPGKPLIPIAGRTLLARVVAIAREGARRVGNADVVVATDDARILDHARDLGCEAVLTDAAISSGSGRAWAVARDREARPPIIVNLQGDAPFAQPAMIAALIAALRNSTTCGVATPVVPLSWEALEALRHHKHASPFSGTTCVRRADDRALWFSKAVIPAIRGEAQLRQASPLSPVFRHIGLYAYRFDALGRFEATAPTPYECLEGLEQLRFLESGEDILTVEVAALPHAMSGIDTREDVAMAERLIAEHGEPHLSWA, from the coding sequence TTGCCTGAGGGCGCACCACCCGACCTGATCGTGATCCCGGCCCGCTTCGCGTCCCAGCGCCTCCCGGGCAAGCCACTGATTCCGATCGCGGGACGAACGCTGCTGGCACGAGTCGTGGCGATCGCGCGCGAAGGTGCCAGGCGGGTCGGGAATGCGGATGTGGTCGTGGCGACCGATGATGCGCGCATCCTGGACCATGCGCGGGACCTTGGCTGCGAGGCTGTCCTCACCGACGCGGCGATCAGTTCCGGCTCGGGCCGCGCCTGGGCAGTCGCGCGCGACCGGGAGGCCAGGCCGCCGATCATCGTCAATCTGCAGGGCGACGCGCCCTTCGCACAGCCGGCGATGATCGCGGCACTGATTGCGGCACTTCGCAACTCGACGACCTGCGGGGTGGCGACGCCCGTCGTCCCGCTGTCGTGGGAAGCGCTGGAGGCACTGCGACACCACAAGCATGCCTCGCCGTTCAGCGGCACGACCTGTGTCCGGCGCGCCGATGACCGAGCACTGTGGTTTTCGAAGGCGGTAATCCCGGCGATCCGCGGCGAGGCGCAATTGCGGCAGGCCAGTCCCCTTTCGCCGGTATTCCGGCATATCGGCCTGTACGCCTATCGCTTCGATGCGCTCGGTCGCTTCGAAGCGACCGCACCAACGCCATACGAATGCCTCGAAGGGCTCGAGCAGTTGCGCTTTCTCGAATCGGGAGAGGACATATTGACGGTAGAGGTCGCCGCGCTCCCCCATGCCATGTCGGGCATCGACACAAGGGAGGACGTGGCGATGGCGGAACGCCTCATCGCCGAGCATGGTGAACCGCATCTGTCATGGGCCTGA
- a CDS encoding KpsF/GutQ family sugar-phosphate isomerase, with protein MQTNFTQATTAGGLDESGLLSALRTTRIEIDALQAFAEALRTPPLRQSFIAAVAAISAHSGRLIVTGMGKSGLVGRKIAATMTSTGTPSLFLHPSEASHGDLGMIGLEDIVLALSWSGETTELGDIIAYCRRFGVKLIVATARADSAAGRAADICLVLPPVREACPNELAPTSSTTVQAVLGDALAVALIERRGFTRSDFLTFHPGGRLGAQLTTVRQLMARGEDVPMVRTGATLLDATIEMSRKRYGCTAVVDDEDHLVGAFTDGDLRRSFASKHLGDDIRDHMTATPISLGPDTLTSDALRILNDNSVSVLFVCEEGRLVGVIHLHDILRAGVA; from the coding sequence ATGCAGACGAATTTCACGCAGGCGACTACCGCCGGCGGATTGGACGAGTCCGGCTTGCTCTCTGCTCTCCGCACCACGCGAATCGAGATCGACGCACTCCAGGCTTTTGCCGAAGCGCTGCGCACGCCACCGCTGCGTCAGAGCTTCATCGCCGCGGTCGCGGCGATCAGCGCTCATTCGGGCCGCCTGATCGTCACCGGCATGGGGAAAAGCGGACTGGTAGGCCGCAAGATCGCCGCGACGATGACCTCGACCGGCACGCCCTCGCTGTTCCTGCATCCAAGCGAGGCGAGCCATGGCGACCTCGGCATGATCGGCCTCGAGGATATCGTGCTCGCGCTGAGCTGGTCGGGCGAGACGACTGAACTCGGCGACATCATCGCCTATTGCCGGCGCTTCGGGGTGAAGCTGATCGTCGCGACCGCGCGCGCCGACAGCGCCGCCGGGCGAGCGGCCGATATCTGCCTCGTCCTGCCCCCGGTTCGCGAGGCATGTCCCAACGAACTGGCACCGACATCGTCCACCACGGTGCAGGCAGTGCTGGGCGACGCGCTCGCGGTGGCGCTCATCGAGCGGCGCGGCTTCACCCGTTCGGACTTCCTGACCTTTCATCCCGGCGGCCGGCTCGGCGCGCAACTGACCACGGTCAGACAGTTGATGGCGCGCGGCGAGGATGTGCCGATGGTGCGGACCGGTGCCACCCTGCTTGATGCGACGATCGAGATGAGCCGCAAGCGCTATGGCTGCACTGCGGTGGTCGACGATGAGGATCACCTCGTCGGCGCCTTCACTGATGGCGATCTGCGGCGCAGCTTCGCCAGCAAGCATCTCGGCGACGACATCCGGGATCACATGACCGCGACGCCGATCTCGCTGGGCCCGGATACGCTCACCTCTGACGCGTTGCGGATTCTCAACGACAATTCCGTATCGGTACTCTTCGTCTGCGAGGAAGGGCGCCTGGTCGGGGTGATCCACCTCCACGACATCCTGCGGGCGGGCGTTGCCTGA
- the kdsA gene encoding 3-deoxy-8-phosphooctulonate synthase — MRLCGKEIGPNRQIFFIAGPCVIESEAFALDTATRLRAIADRLGVLLIYKSSFDKANRSSGTSFRGPGIEEGLRILEKVRQETGLPVLTDVHSEGQVKMVAEVVDVLQTPAFLARQTDFIAAVAASGKPVNIKKAQFLAPGDMVHVVAKARAAAEAAGVPADNFLVCERGASFGYNNLVSDMRSLAIMRETGCPVVFDATHSVQLPGGQGDRSGGQREFVPVLARAAVAADISGLFMETHPDPDRALSDGPNSWPLDQLETLLERLVAIDAVVKDAAADTSA, encoded by the coding sequence ATGCGTCTGTGCGGGAAAGAGATTGGTCCGAATCGGCAGATTTTTTTCATCGCAGGACCATGCGTTATCGAAAGTGAAGCCTTTGCGCTCGATACCGCGACACGGCTTCGCGCGATCGCAGACCGGCTTGGCGTCCTGCTGATCTACAAGAGTTCCTTCGACAAGGCCAATCGTAGCTCGGGTACATCCTTTCGCGGCCCCGGCATCGAAGAGGGGCTGCGTATCCTGGAGAAGGTGCGGCAGGAGACTGGTCTCCCGGTCCTGACCGACGTTCATTCCGAGGGGCAGGTGAAGATGGTCGCTGAGGTCGTCGATGTGCTGCAGACGCCTGCCTTCCTGGCGCGGCAGACCGATTTCATCGCGGCGGTGGCGGCATCGGGCAAGCCGGTCAACATCAAGAAGGCGCAGTTCCTCGCGCCGGGTGACATGGTCCATGTCGTCGCCAAGGCCCGAGCCGCAGCCGAGGCCGCCGGTGTTCCGGCCGACAATTTTCTGGTGTGCGAACGGGGTGCGAGCTTCGGCTACAACAATCTCGTCTCGGACATGCGCAGTCTTGCGATCATGCGCGAGACAGGGTGCCCGGTCGTGTTCGACGCGACTCATTCAGTGCAGTTGCCGGGCGGGCAGGGCGATCGTTCGGGCGGCCAGCGCGAGTTCGTGCCGGTGCTTGCCCGCGCGGCCGTCGCGGCGGACATATCCGGGCTTTTCATGGAAACGCATCCGGATCCCGATCGGGCGCTGTCGGACGGGCCGAATAGCTGGCCGCTTGACCAGCTGGAGACGTTGCTTGAACGGCTCGTCGCCATCGATGCGGTGGTGAAGGACGCCGCCGCCGATACAAGCGCATAG
- a CDS encoding sigma-70 family RNA polymerase sigma factor translates to MTPDSEERALSTDQQPDIAGHVRHWRPALMSFFLKRVHNHAEAEDLTQETFARVFGGGSAEAGLHAGYIFKIAANLLRDRSRRSRVRTEQYDTVCLLYGQGIDWLDPEKIAAGRSLVAQIMRSLRDLPERTRTIFVLYRIESIDKRVIAESFGISPSAVEKHVARATIHLMARAREVSK, encoded by the coding sequence ATGACCCCGGATTCCGAGGAACGCGCGCTGTCGACCGATCAGCAACCTGACATTGCCGGCCATGTCCGCCACTGGCGGCCGGCGCTGATGTCCTTCTTCCTCAAGCGCGTGCACAACCACGCCGAGGCGGAAGACCTGACTCAGGAAACCTTCGCGCGGGTGTTCGGCGGCGGGAGCGCCGAGGCCGGCCTTCATGCCGGCTATATCTTCAAGATTGCGGCCAATCTGCTTCGGGACCGCTCAAGACGGTCGCGTGTCCGCACCGAGCAATATGATACGGTGTGCCTGCTCTACGGGCAGGGTATCGACTGGCTCGATCCGGAGAAGATCGCCGCGGGTCGCAGTCTCGTCGCGCAAATCATGCGGTCGCTCCGCGACCTGCCCGAACGGACACGGACGATCTTCGTCCTCTATCGAATCGAAAGCATCGACAAGCGCGTGATCGCGGAAAGCTTCGGCATTTCGCCGAGCGCTGTCGAAAAACATGTGGCCCGCGCCACGATCCACCTGATGGCGCGCGCCCGGGAAGTTTCAAAATGA
- a CDS encoding FecR domain-containing protein — protein sequence MTSPAQQDCLQVDEQAALWCLRLSEGRLDADERGRFDAWIASDEAHVVAFEEAVAVWHGMDDVADMPEMIRYRAEAVEALRRANERRWARSPRWISAGWMKIAAACVAVVLTTMVYLLHDPMASYSTGTGERRVVVLEDGTRVTLDAATEVTVRMDRNSRRLELVSGRAKFDVAHDALRPLSVLARNRLTLATGTSFSVELLAQQMRVVLYEGRVEVMAQAADGTRHSILPAPGRPGLVPGSELIASTSGVATQIAPTDVSRSLSWENGQLTFDAEPLSLAVDRMNRDAREKLVISDPRIASYSVSGVFLGADAEAFVEGVCALHPVQATREPGRIVLSYKAS from the coding sequence ATGACGTCTCCGGCACAGCAGGATTGCCTCCAGGTCGACGAGCAGGCGGCATTGTGGTGCCTTCGCCTCAGCGAGGGGCGCCTCGACGCCGACGAACGTGGCCGGTTCGACGCATGGATCGCGTCGGACGAGGCGCATGTCGTTGCGTTCGAGGAGGCGGTGGCGGTCTGGCACGGCATGGATGACGTCGCCGACATGCCCGAAATGATCCGCTATCGCGCGGAAGCGGTGGAGGCGCTGCGCCGGGCCAATGAGCGCCGCTGGGCGCGCAGCCCCCGCTGGATTTCGGCTGGCTGGATGAAGATCGCCGCGGCCTGCGTGGCGGTGGTGCTGACGACCATGGTCTATCTGCTGCATGATCCCATGGCATCCTATTCGACGGGAACGGGCGAGCGCCGGGTCGTCGTGCTGGAAGACGGCACACGCGTCACGCTCGACGCCGCGACTGAGGTGACCGTGCGGATGGACCGCAACAGCCGGCGTCTCGAACTGGTCTCGGGCCGGGCCAAATTCGACGTCGCGCACGATGCGCTGCGCCCCCTCAGCGTGCTGGCGCGCAACCGGCTGACCTTGGCGACGGGCACGTCATTCAGCGTCGAACTGCTGGCCCAGCAGATGCGGGTCGTGCTGTACGAAGGCCGGGTCGAGGTGATGGCCCAGGCGGCGGATGGAACGCGGCACAGCATCCTGCCCGCGCCGGGAAGGCCAGGGCTCGTCCCGGGCAGCGAACTGATCGCATCGACCAGCGGCGTGGCGACGCAAATCGCGCCGACCGATGTCTCGCGGTCGCTGTCCTGGGAAAACGGCCAGCTCACCTTCGACGCCGAACCGCTCTCGCTGGCCGTCGACCGGATGAATCGCGACGCCCGTGAAAAGCTGGTCATCTCCGATCCGAGGATCGCGTCCTATAGCGTCAGCGGCGTCTTCCTCGGCGCCGATGCCGAGGCCTTTGTCGAGGGTGTTTGCGCCCTGCATCCGGTACAGGCGACCCGAGAGCCCGGACGGATCGTCCTGAGCTACAAGGCAAGCTGA